In Cedecea neteri, a single genomic region encodes these proteins:
- the yegD gene encoding molecular chaperone, with amino-acid sequence MKIGFDYGTANCSVAIMRDGKPQLLEMENGSSLLPSMLCAPTREAVSEWLFRHHEVPATGSETQALLRRAVSYNREEDIDVLPGSVKFGLSSLSQYMEDPEEVYFVKSPKSFLGATGLKPQQVALFEDLVCAMMLHIRKQAENQLDGTIDQAVIGRPINFQGLGGEDANQQAQGILERAAHRAGFRDVVFQFEPVAAGLDFEATLQEEKQVLVVDIGGGTTDCSVLLMGPDWHQRRDREQSLLGHSGCRVGGNDLDIMLAFKQLAPLLGMGGQTEKGIALPVLPWWNAVAINDVPAQNDFYSAANGRSLNELVRDAHEPEKVAYLQKVWRQRLSYRLVRAAEESKIALSNSQQVSALLPFIAKDVGCDISQQALETAISQPLQRIMEQVTLAMDNSQAKPEVIYLTGGSARSPLLRHALAQQLPNIPIAGGDDFGSVTQGLARWSDVVFR; translated from the coding sequence ATGAAAATCGGTTTTGACTACGGAACGGCGAACTGCTCGGTCGCCATTATGCGCGACGGCAAACCACAGCTGCTGGAGATGGAGAACGGCTCATCGCTGCTGCCTTCTATGCTCTGTGCGCCGACGCGTGAAGCGGTGAGCGAGTGGCTCTTCCGTCACCACGAAGTTCCGGCTACGGGAAGTGAGACCCAGGCACTGCTGCGCCGCGCGGTGAGCTACAACCGCGAAGAAGACATTGACGTACTGCCCGGCAGCGTAAAATTTGGCTTAAGTTCGCTTAGCCAGTACATGGAAGATCCGGAAGAGGTTTACTTCGTTAAATCGCCGAAGTCCTTCCTCGGCGCCACCGGCCTGAAGCCGCAGCAGGTTGCGCTGTTTGAAGATCTGGTCTGCGCGATGATGCTGCACATTCGCAAACAGGCGGAAAACCAGCTGGACGGGACCATCGACCAGGCCGTGATTGGCAGACCAATTAACTTCCAGGGCCTGGGCGGGGAAGATGCCAACCAGCAGGCACAGGGGATTCTGGAACGCGCCGCGCACCGCGCTGGCTTCCGCGACGTGGTATTTCAGTTTGAACCCGTCGCCGCAGGGCTGGATTTTGAAGCCACGCTTCAGGAAGAAAAACAGGTGCTGGTGGTCGACATTGGCGGCGGTACCACCGACTGCTCGGTACTGCTAATGGGGCCTGACTGGCACCAGCGCCGCGACCGTGAACAAAGCCTGCTCGGCCACAGCGGCTGCCGCGTGGGCGGTAACGATCTGGATATTATGCTGGCATTTAAACAGCTGGCTCCGCTGCTTGGCATGGGCGGCCAGACGGAAAAAGGCATCGCGCTGCCGGTATTACCGTGGTGGAACGCCGTCGCGATTAACGATGTCCCGGCACAGAATGACTTCTACAGCGCGGCGAACGGCCGTTCGCTCAACGAGCTGGTTCGGGACGCGCACGAGCCGGAAAAGGTGGCGTATCTGCAGAAAGTCTGGCGTCAGCGCCTGAGCTATCGCCTTGTCAGGGCGGCCGAAGAGAGCAAGATTGCGCTCTCCAATAGCCAGCAGGTTTCAGCCCTGCTGCCGTTTATTGCCAAAGACGTGGGCTGCGACATCAGCCAGCAAGCGCTGGAAACCGCCATCAGCCAGCCGCTGCAGCGCATCATGGAGCAGGTCACGCTGGCGATGGACAACAGCCAGGCTAAACCTGAGGTTATCTACCTGACCGGCGGCAGCGCACGTTCTCCGCTGCTGCGCCATGCGCTCGCCCAGCAGTTGCCCAATATTCCGATTGCCGGGGGCGACGACTTTGGCTCGGTGACGCAGGGGCTTGCCCGCTGGTCAGACGTGGTTTTCAGATAA
- a CDS encoding helix-turn-helix domain-containing protein, giving the protein MKTLTEVMAEFSPEEQAEIRAMTEVLILETGLQLVREQQGLSQKQVAQKMGVSQPAIAAIEQRGNDLKVLTLKRYVEALGGKLSLHLEFPESDRRFQI; this is encoded by the coding sequence ATGAAAACGTTAACTGAAGTGATGGCAGAGTTCTCGCCGGAAGAGCAGGCCGAGATCCGCGCAATGACCGAAGTCTTAATTCTGGAAACGGGGTTGCAGCTGGTACGTGAGCAGCAGGGGCTTTCTCAAAAACAAGTGGCGCAAAAAATGGGGGTTTCCCAGCCGGCAATCGCTGCGATTGAACAACGTGGTAACGATCTCAAGGTGCTCACACTGAAGCGCTACGTTGAGGCGCTGGGCGGTAAACTTTCGCTGCATCTGGAATTTCCAGAGAGCGACCGGCGTTTCCAGATATAA
- a CDS encoding MdtA/MuxA family multidrug efflux RND transporter periplasmic adaptor subunit, with the protein MKGTLTSRWLWITAFILVVIAAVWFWHSHSTSSGTQPQAKSGQTSAQGGRRGMRGGALAPVQAATATSEAVPHYLTGLGTITAANTVTVRSRVDGQLLAIHFQEGQQVKAGDLLAEIDPSQFKVALAQAQGQLAKDQATLANARRDLARYQQLVKTNLVSRQDLDTQQSLVASSLGTVKADEAMVASAQLQLNWSRVTAPIDGRVGLKQVDIGNQISTSDTNGIVVLTQTHPIDLVFTLPENDIATVIKAQKAGETLSVEAWDRTNTTKLSNGKLLSLDNQIDTTTGTIKLKARFDNLDDALFPNQFVNARMLVDTQQNAVVIPAGALQMGNEGHFVWVLNSDNKVSKHLVTPGIQDSQKVVITAGVSAGDRVVTDGIDRLTEGAQVEVVEPHSAADDNAKPAAQTKSGHKHNGARS; encoded by the coding sequence ATGAAAGGCACACTGACTTCTCGCTGGTTGTGGATTACAGCCTTTATTCTGGTGGTGATTGCCGCCGTCTGGTTCTGGCACAGCCACAGTACATCTTCAGGGACTCAGCCCCAGGCTAAATCCGGCCAGACTTCCGCCCAGGGCGGCCGACGTGGGATGCGCGGCGGTGCGCTGGCGCCGGTTCAGGCCGCAACGGCAACCAGTGAAGCCGTGCCGCATTACTTAACCGGCCTTGGCACTATCACCGCCGCCAATACCGTGACGGTGCGCAGCCGCGTCGACGGGCAACTTCTGGCCATTCATTTCCAGGAAGGTCAGCAGGTAAAAGCCGGTGATTTGCTGGCTGAAATTGACCCAAGCCAGTTTAAAGTCGCTCTGGCTCAGGCCCAGGGGCAGTTGGCTAAAGATCAGGCCACGCTGGCGAATGCCCGCCGCGACCTCGCCCGCTACCAGCAGTTGGTCAAAACTAATTTAGTCTCGCGTCAGGATCTCGATACTCAGCAATCCCTTGTAGCCTCTTCGCTCGGTACGGTTAAGGCCGATGAAGCCATGGTGGCCAGCGCTCAGCTGCAGCTTAACTGGAGTCGCGTCACCGCCCCAATCGACGGCCGGGTTGGCCTGAAGCAGGTCGATATTGGCAACCAGATTTCCACCAGCGACACCAACGGTATTGTCGTGCTGACGCAAACGCACCCGATTGACCTGGTCTTTACCCTGCCGGAAAACGATATCGCCACGGTGATTAAAGCGCAGAAGGCCGGTGAAACGCTGAGCGTAGAAGCCTGGGACCGCACCAACACCACAAAACTCAGTAACGGTAAACTGCTGAGCCTTGATAACCAAATCGATACCACCACCGGCACCATCAAGCTTAAAGCCCGCTTTGATAATCTGGATGATGCTCTGTTCCCAAATCAGTTTGTGAACGCCCGTATGCTGGTGGATACCCAGCAAAATGCCGTGGTGATCCCAGCCGGTGCATTGCAAATGGGCAACGAAGGCCACTTCGTCTGGGTACTGAACAGCGATAACAAAGTCAGTAAACACCTGGTTACGCCGGGGATTCAGGACAGCCAGAAAGTCGTGATTACCGCCGGCGTTTCCGCAGGCGATCGCGTGGTGACCGATGGCATTGACCGCCTGACAGAAGGCGCGCAGGTTGAGGTTGTCGAACCACACAGCGCGGCTGACGATAACGCGAAACCTGCCGCGCAGACGAAATCCGGCCACAAACACAACGGAGCACGCTCCTGA